Proteins from a single region of Acidimicrobiales bacterium:
- a CDS encoding ABC transporter permease — translation MSDDPHAPGGGVTRAEPEPGTWYKRRFTWEWLGELWAARPLTGSLVRREFQSRYHQTRLGLLWAVITPVLLLVVFVFVFNRVTGLGGDSDADYAVSTYLGLLPWTFFASSVSRGGQSLVLEAASVNKVRAPREVFPLTYIAIALVDFAIAVALLPLLFILSGNSPAPESYWVLVALVVQIVFTVGVTLIVAGVVVFIRDLGQALPLIIQMGLFATPVAYPIDLSPGWEKVYSAVNPLVAVIDTYRAAVLGGEAPDWGLLSIASASSLILLTGGYLIFKRLEPEMADVA, via the coding sequence GTGTCCGATGACCCTCACGCCCCGGGCGGCGGCGTGACCCGAGCCGAGCCGGAACCCGGCACGTGGTACAAGCGGCGGTTCACCTGGGAGTGGCTCGGCGAGCTGTGGGCCGCACGCCCGCTGACAGGTTCGCTGGTACGCCGCGAGTTCCAGTCCCGCTACCACCAGACCCGGCTCGGGCTCCTGTGGGCCGTCATCACCCCGGTCCTGCTCCTCGTCGTGTTCGTCTTCGTGTTCAACCGGGTCACGGGCCTAGGCGGGGACTCCGACGCCGACTACGCCGTCTCGACCTACCTCGGACTGCTTCCGTGGACGTTCTTCGCCTCGTCGGTCTCCCGCGGCGGTCAGTCACTCGTCCTCGAGGCGGCGTCGGTCAACAAGGTGCGGGCTCCCCGCGAAGTGTTCCCCCTCACCTACATCGCCATCGCGCTCGTCGACTTCGCGATCGCAGTGGCCCTGCTGCCACTCCTGTTCATCCTGAGCGGCAACTCCCCCGCTCCGGAGAGCTACTGGGTGCTCGTCGCACTGGTCGTCCAGATCGTCTTCACGGTCGGAGTCACCCTGATCGTCGCCGGGGTGGTCGTCTTCATCCGCGACCTCGGTCAGGCACTTCCGCTCATCATCCAGATGGGCCTGTTCGCGACGCCGGTCGCCTACCCGATCGACCTGTCACCGGGCTGGGAGAAGGTCTATTCCGCGGTGAATCCCCTGGTTGCCGTAATCGATACCTATCGTGCCGCCGTCCTCGGAGGCGAAGCCCCGGACTGGGGCCTCCTGTCGATTGCGTCCGCATCGTCGCTGATCCTTCTCACCGGCGGGTACCTCATCTTCAAGCGCCTCGAGCCGGAGATGGCCGATGTCGCGTGA
- a CDS encoding ABC transporter ATP-binding protein: MSREGTVRIDRLWKRFRKDRRSGSLIYEGLGAIRDARGRGYRWALRDIDLTFEPGESVGLIGPNGSGKSTLLKIIHGSMFPTAGTARMWGRPGALIEIHAGIHPHLTGRDNIYFAGALVGMRRQEVASRFDEIVEFAQIGDALDRFTKHYSSGMRMRLGFAAATALQPDVLLVDEVLAVGDEWFQRRSIDRMRRMHRDGTTIVYVSHDLDSVARFCDRTIRLGDGVVVDDGPTTDVIERYRHEVSAADASPVDGEGVANVTVSIASLDGAPPRSNGAAVMRVTMVSDMARDAALTIGFGRGGSEPTVALNHMVRLDAGDNVLTATIASLPLAGGDYSVWVAVSADDEPLLTGRPVGWVGVTGDPPVQMLNAQPAPVSIDVHWDDGR; the protein is encoded by the coding sequence ATGTCGCGTGAGGGCACGGTACGCATCGACCGACTGTGGAAACGGTTTCGCAAGGATCGACGGTCCGGCAGCCTCATCTACGAGGGCCTCGGCGCCATCCGCGACGCCCGCGGCCGGGGTTACCGCTGGGCGCTGCGCGACATCGACCTCACGTTCGAACCCGGTGAGTCGGTAGGCCTCATCGGACCGAACGGCTCGGGAAAGTCGACCCTGCTCAAGATCATCCACGGTTCGATGTTCCCGACCGCGGGGACCGCGAGGATGTGGGGTCGACCGGGGGCGCTGATCGAGATCCATGCGGGTATCCATCCCCATCTGACCGGACGGGACAACATCTACTTCGCCGGCGCCCTGGTCGGAATGCGCCGCCAGGAGGTCGCGTCGCGTTTCGACGAGATCGTCGAGTTCGCCCAGATCGGCGATGCCCTGGATCGATTCACCAAGCACTACTCCTCGGGCATGCGCATGCGTCTCGGTTTCGCCGCCGCCACCGCGCTTCAGCCTGATGTCCTCCTCGTCGACGAGGTTCTGGCCGTCGGCGACGAGTGGTTCCAACGCCGCAGCATCGACCGCATGCGACGGATGCACAGAGACGGCACGACGATCGTCTACGTGAGCCACGACCTCGACTCCGTCGCCCGCTTCTGCGATCGCACGATTCGACTCGGCGACGGTGTGGTCGTCGACGACGGCCCAACCACCGATGTCATCGAGCGCTACCGCCACGAGGTGTCCGCGGCGGATGCGTCCCCGGTGGACGGTGAAGGCGTGGCAAATGTGACCGTCTCGATCGCGTCGCTCGACGGCGCGCCGCCTCGCTCGAACGGCGCGGCGGTCATGAGGGTCACGATGGTCTCCGACATGGCCCGAGACGCTGCTCTCACGATCGGCTTCGGTCGCGGTGGATCGGAACCGACCGTGGCCCTGAACCACATGGTCCGTCTCGATGCGGGCGACAACGTGCTCACGGCCACCATCGCCTCGCTCCCGCTGGCGGGCGGCGACTACTCGGTCTGGGTCGCCGTCAGTGCCGACGACGAACCCCTACTCACCGGGCGGCCCGTCGGCTGGGTCGGCGTCACCGGGGACCCACCGGTGCAGATGCTCAACGCTCAACCGGCGCCCGTGTCGATCGACGTCCACTGGGACGACGGGAGATGA
- a CDS encoding sugar transferase: protein MRNVERPVWERTYSAGLFLTDYVVAGIALIVVSLLRDFHYQAVSNVEQAGTGLGLVLVWVVAVAWLGGYHRRTVGVGTREYAAVGGAVLVSVAATSTGAFFFRRNIDRLAIVLVFVLAAGLSLVVRHLARKWVHRRRVDGRFNRRILLVGTRAGVERLIGHFAATPYVGYLVVAAVVPEAEAVAGDVMVGDRSHPVRPMPTDLLEAVEEYGADTIAVVDADVLGDKSMRHLGWQLEGTGIEMLVAPSVTDVAGPRISVTPVAGLPMLYVDEPAFVGAAAVTKAAYDRLLAAFFIAAAAPVLLAISVAVAFSSGGPVFYRQRRVGLLGREFTMVKFRTMVVDADQRRDELEAHDEGAGVLFKVRDDPRVTRVGRVLRRFSLDELPQLVNVLTGSMSLVGPRPQLPREVEQLTEEGADEGVHRRLLVKPGMTGLWQVSGRSDLTWEQSVRLDLTYVENWTPVLDAQIMIRTVGAVLRGRGAY, encoded by the coding sequence ATGCGTAACGTCGAGCGGCCCGTGTGGGAACGCACATACAGCGCGGGACTTTTCCTGACGGACTACGTCGTCGCAGGGATCGCCCTCATCGTCGTCTCGCTCCTTCGTGACTTCCACTACCAGGCGGTGAGCAACGTCGAGCAGGCGGGTACAGGCCTGGGGCTCGTCCTCGTCTGGGTGGTGGCCGTCGCCTGGCTCGGGGGCTATCACCGCCGCACGGTCGGTGTCGGAACCCGCGAGTACGCGGCCGTCGGCGGCGCCGTGTTGGTGTCGGTGGCGGCGACGTCGACCGGTGCCTTCTTCTTCAGGCGGAACATCGACCGGTTGGCGATCGTGCTCGTGTTCGTCCTGGCGGCGGGACTGTCGCTTGTTGTGCGCCACCTCGCGCGGAAGTGGGTCCACCGACGGCGCGTCGACGGCCGGTTCAACCGCCGGATACTTCTCGTGGGGACCCGCGCCGGGGTCGAACGTCTCATCGGGCACTTCGCGGCGACGCCCTACGTCGGGTACCTCGTCGTCGCAGCTGTGGTACCCGAAGCCGAGGCTGTAGCCGGCGACGTCATGGTCGGTGACCGTTCCCACCCGGTTCGACCGATGCCGACCGACCTACTGGAGGCCGTCGAGGAGTACGGGGCCGACACAATCGCCGTCGTCGACGCGGACGTCCTAGGCGACAAGTCGATGCGGCACCTCGGTTGGCAACTCGAGGGGACCGGTATCGAGATGTTGGTGGCGCCGTCGGTCACCGACGTCGCGGGGCCACGGATCTCTGTCACACCCGTGGCCGGTCTGCCCATGCTCTATGTGGACGAACCGGCCTTCGTCGGTGCCGCTGCCGTGACCAAGGCCGCCTATGACCGCCTTCTTGCGGCCTTCTTCATCGCGGCGGCCGCTCCCGTACTGCTTGCGATCAGCGTCGCAGTCGCATTCTCGAGCGGTGGTCCGGTCTTCTACCGCCAGAGGCGGGTGGGCCTCCTCGGTCGGGAGTTCACGATGGTGAAGTTCCGCACGATGGTCGTCGACGCTGACCAGCGACGCGACGAGTTGGAGGCACACGACGAGGGTGCGGGGGTGTTGTTCAAGGTCCGGGATGATCCGCGCGTCACGCGTGTGGGGCGGGTGTTGCGGCGTTTCTCGCTCGACGAGTTGCCGCAGCTCGTGAACGTGCTCACCGGTTCGATGTCGCTGGTGGGGCCGCGTCCCCAGCTCCCGCGCGAGGTGGAACAGCTCACCGAGGAGGGCGCCGACGAGGGCGTGCACCGTCGACTCCTCGTCAAGCCCGGAATGACCGGGCTGTGGCAGGTCTCGGGTCGGTCGGATCTCACATGGGAGCAGTCGGTTCGCCTCGACCTCACCTATGTCGAAAACTGGACCCCGGTTCTCGACGCCCAGATCATGATCCGCACCGTCGGAGCCGTTCTGCGGGGCCGTGGCGCCTACTGA
- a CDS encoding ferritin-like domain-containing protein, whose translation MGSEGLHEERSGLPETVIDRHRAIVSLMEELEAVDWYDQRVAATADPALAEILAHNRDEEKEHAAMNLEWLRRNDAGFDEVLRTYLFTDRPVTEVEDHATGGADADGDGDGDGHDEADAPRADLGIGSLRGEESL comes from the coding sequence TTGGGATCGGAAGGTCTGCACGAAGAGCGTTCCGGGCTCCCCGAGACCGTGATCGATCGCCACCGGGCGATCGTTTCACTCATGGAGGAACTCGAGGCGGTCGACTGGTACGACCAGCGGGTCGCCGCCACCGCGGACCCCGCTCTGGCCGAGATCCTCGCCCACAACCGTGACGAGGAGAAGGAACACGCCGCGATGAACCTCGAGTGGCTGCGGCGCAACGATGCCGGCTTCGACGAGGTCCTCCGCACGTATCTGTTCACCGATCGCCCCGTCACCGAGGTCGAGGACCACGCCACCGGCGGCGCTGACGCTGACGGCGACGGTGACGGCGACGGACATGACGAGGCAGACGCACCCCGCGCTGACCTCGGTATCGGAAGCCTGCGAGGAGAGGAGTCACTGTGA
- a CDS encoding PaaI family thioesterase, with amino-acid sequence MNTDDWNALGLGHMAPRLDPEKSILSVLGIELEPVDDETIRAVVPVTDRIRQPMALVHGGVYGLIAETVASVATARLVYPDGLHAFGAGYSTNLLRPISVGSIHALGTLRHRGRTTLVWNVDMSDDEGRLCAVTLMTMAVRPDQAPRPEQGDPR; translated from the coding sequence GTGAACACCGATGACTGGAACGCGCTCGGCCTCGGCCACATGGCGCCGCGGCTGGATCCGGAGAAGTCGATCCTTTCGGTCCTGGGGATCGAACTCGAGCCCGTCGACGACGAGACGATCCGCGCCGTCGTGCCGGTGACCGACCGGATCCGCCAACCGATGGCACTCGTACACGGTGGGGTGTACGGACTCATCGCCGAGACGGTCGCGTCGGTCGCCACCGCCCGGTTGGTGTATCCCGATGGTCTGCATGCCTTCGGTGCGGGCTACAGCACGAACCTCCTGCGGCCGATATCTGTCGGATCGATACATGCGTTGGGGACCCTGCGACACCGTGGGCGAACTACCCTCGTGTGGAACGTCGACATGAGCGACGACGAGGGACGGCTGTGTGCCGTCACACTGATGACGATGGCCGTGCGCCCCGACCAGGCCCCGCGACCGGAACAAGGAGACCCCCGATGA
- a CDS encoding nuclear transport factor 2 family protein, whose protein sequence is MPASTAREVVDRFLGAVESRDVDAVAECFAPDATYQNVPHPPYEGREAIRELFGRALGRCDKVRWDIVTESDGEDRVWLERVDRFWVAGVEYAIECNGVWDVDVATSSITAVRDYLDYHVWLERSAPMRNA, encoded by the coding sequence ATGCCGGCGTCGACCGCTCGCGAGGTGGTGGACCGGTTTCTCGGGGCCGTGGAGTCGCGCGACGTGGACGCGGTGGCGGAGTGCTTCGCCCCCGACGCGACGTACCAGAACGTCCCCCATCCGCCCTACGAGGGCCGTGAGGCCATCCGCGAGCTATTCGGCCGCGCGCTCGGCCGGTGCGACAAGGTCCGCTGGGACATCGTCACCGAATCCGACGGCGAGGACCGGGTGTGGCTCGAACGCGTCGACCGGTTCTGGGTGGCCGGGGTCGAGTACGCGATCGAGTGCAACGGCGTGTGGGATGTCGACGTCGCCACGTCGTCGATCACAGCGGTGCGCGACTACCTCGACTACCACGTGTGGCTCGAGCGATCCGCTCCGATGCGCAACGCCTGA
- a CDS encoding DUF1353 domain-containing protein, which produces MPFDDDTRLTVSQVDDNRWRLERELVYHGRSDTFRVPAGFTTDFASVPRPLWWLVPRYGRFTRSTVLHDHLWGLADAGRISRCDADGIFRRSMNELGVPFLQRWIMWAAVRLGGVRVRWTEPLRCGPASALAFVVIAVPTFAFVLPVALATAVFLGLFWLLEGMTALVVRLVARRPVNMPRRTWYSESTRFPEPFPSPASEDAPTLWQDRSP; this is translated from the coding sequence GTGCCCTTCGACGACGACACCCGACTCACCGTCAGCCAGGTCGATGACAACCGTTGGCGACTCGAGCGTGAGCTCGTCTACCACGGTCGGTCAGACACCTTCCGCGTCCCCGCCGGATTCACGACCGACTTCGCGTCGGTTCCGAGGCCGCTGTGGTGGCTCGTCCCCCGCTATGGCCGGTTCACCCGTTCGACCGTGCTCCACGACCACCTCTGGGGTCTCGCCGACGCCGGCCGGATCAGCCGCTGTGACGCGGACGGCATCTTCCGCCGATCGATGAACGAGTTGGGTGTGCCCTTCCTGCAACGCTGGATCATGTGGGCGGCCGTGCGACTCGGCGGGGTCAGAGTGCGCTGGACCGAACCGCTGCGATGCGGGCCGGCGTCTGCGCTGGCCTTCGTGGTCATCGCCGTGCCGACCTTCGCCTTCGTGCTCCCCGTGGCGCTGGCGACGGCGGTCTTCCTGGGGCTGTTCTGGCTTCTCGAGGGCATGACTGCACTCGTCGTGAGGTTGGTGGCGCGGCGACCGGTCAACATGCCGCGCCGGACCTGGTATTCGGAGAGCACGCGGTTCCCCGAGCCCTTCCCCTCTCCCGCGTCCGAGGATGCTCCGACGCTGTGGCAGGATCGATCACCGTGA
- a CDS encoding family 1 encapsulin nanocompartment shell protein produces the protein MNWLLRERAPIDDEAWGAVDEEVSSALRLFLSARRLVSFSGPHGWDHAAVGTGRVSPLGGSPVEGVTVSSRDVQRMVELRAAFSLQLTELEAISRGAIAPDLAPAQKAARLIAEAEDRLVYDGSDDAGIAGLVTASPHEPITLDDDFGAYPNKVALAVAAMREAGVDGPYGIALGPRCHRGVIATTQHGGYPVLEHIKLILGGPVVWAPMVDGAVVVAMDGDQKIVCGQDHSVGFGGHTSDSVELYITESLTVVNPAPEQAIALRYDD, from the coding sequence GTGAACTGGCTGCTACGAGAGAGAGCCCCCATCGACGACGAGGCCTGGGGGGCGGTCGACGAAGAAGTGAGTTCGGCTCTGAGGCTCTTCCTCAGCGCCCGCCGCCTCGTCTCGTTCTCGGGCCCACACGGCTGGGACCACGCCGCCGTCGGCACCGGTCGGGTCTCGCCGCTGGGCGGATCGCCGGTGGAGGGCGTGACCGTTTCGTCGCGCGACGTCCAACGGATGGTCGAGCTACGCGCCGCATTCAGCCTCCAGCTCACCGAGCTCGAAGCCATCTCCCGGGGAGCGATCGCGCCGGATCTGGCCCCGGCCCAGAAGGCCGCCCGACTGATCGCAGAGGCCGAAGACCGGCTCGTCTACGACGGATCCGACGACGCGGGCATCGCCGGTCTGGTCACCGCTTCACCCCACGAGCCCATCACCCTCGACGACGACTTCGGGGCATACCCGAACAAGGTCGCCCTGGCCGTGGCCGCAATGCGTGAGGCCGGCGTCGACGGCCCCTACGGCATCGCACTCGGCCCGCGCTGTCACCGCGGCGTGATCGCAACGACCCAGCACGGCGGCTATCCGGTGCTCGAACACATCAAGTTGATCCTCGGCGGCCCGGTCGTGTGGGCCCCGATGGTCGACGGCGCGGTGGTCGTCGCGATGGACGGCGACCAGAAGATCGTCTGCGGCCAGGACCATTCGGTCGGCTTCGGTGGGCACACGTCCGACAGCGTCGAGCTGTACATCACCGAGTCCCTCACCGTCGTCAACCCCGCACCGGAGCAGGCGATCGCCCTGCGCTACGACGACTGA
- a CDS encoding SDR family NAD(P)-dependent oxidoreductase, whose product MLDPTGRVAMISGANRGLGLAISRRLSAEGYLLSLGARDLDALAAATADFDDERTIRHRYDAHDRSCPASWVAATVDRFGSLSAVVNNAGAAVVAPLEETTEDQLDEMWEVNVKAPLRTIQAALPHLRADGEGRIVNVASMSGKRVKSGRATAYEMSKFAMMALSASARFAGWDDGVRVTALCPSWMATGMGEGFGIDPATMSQPEDVSALVATVLSLPNTSTVPELLVNCRLEP is encoded by the coding sequence GTGCTCGATCCGACCGGCCGGGTGGCGATGATCTCGGGCGCGAACCGGGGGCTCGGGTTGGCAATCAGCCGCCGTCTGTCAGCCGAGGGCTACCTCCTCAGCCTGGGAGCCCGGGACCTCGACGCGTTGGCGGCGGCGACAGCCGATTTCGACGACGAACGCACGATCCGGCACCGCTACGACGCCCACGACCGCTCGTGTCCCGCGAGCTGGGTCGCGGCGACCGTGGACCGCTTCGGGAGCCTCTCGGCGGTCGTCAACAACGCCGGCGCCGCGGTGGTCGCGCCCCTGGAGGAGACGACGGAGGACCAGCTCGACGAGATGTGGGAAGTGAACGTGAAGGCGCCGCTGCGCACGATCCAGGCGGCGCTCCCCCACCTGCGCGCCGACGGTGAGGGTCGGATCGTGAACGTCGCCTCGATGTCGGGGAAGCGGGTGAAGTCCGGGCGCGCGACCGCCTACGAGATGTCGAAGTTCGCCATGATGGCCCTGTCCGCTTCGGCGCGGTTCGCGGGCTGGGACGACGGCGTCCGCGTGACGGCCCTGTGCCCTTCGTGGATGGCGACGGGAATGGGTGAGGGCTTCGGCATCGACCCCGCGACGATGAGCCAGCCCGAAGACGTCTCCGCGCTGGTGGCGACGGTTCTCAGCCTGCCCAACACCTCCACCGTCCCCGAACTCCTGGTCAACTGCCGCCTGGAACCCTGA
- a CDS encoding cytochrome P450, with protein sequence MADHVLTEYDHIREAYRQKALKQALYDAGGVVMADTLLTLWGDDHRQRRRLENRLFRRETFEFYESELMPGAIKEVLDPAQAQGEGDVVPLSRRIVVNLTAMAAGVDRVEGTPEETDRIFRYAVKFSEGATAVHSTRDPEELTAEVATALEAWDEEFLAPSIARRERLLEGLEAGEVAESDLPPDVLMILMRNQDNLDLSRDVIRREVAFYMLAGMHSTAAASTHAVHEIFEWLDADPGRADQLLGDELLLQRCVHESMRLHPASPVAMREAIEPIDFSWGLHLEPGDTVTLDLMSGNRDTAVFGEDAAAFNPDRSFRDDVQPWGHSFGGGRHACIGMELDGGIPPDPDGAKSVLLGSVALIVEGLLQRGARRDPQDPPTQDETTTRKWWGRYPVLFS encoded by the coding sequence ATGGCCGACCATGTTCTCACCGAGTACGACCACATCCGCGAGGCCTACCGCCAGAAGGCCCTGAAGCAGGCGCTCTACGACGCCGGGGGCGTGGTGATGGCCGACACGCTCCTCACGCTGTGGGGCGACGACCACCGGCAGCGCCGGCGCCTCGAGAATCGCCTGTTCCGGCGTGAGACGTTCGAGTTCTACGAGAGCGAGCTCATGCCCGGCGCGATCAAGGAGGTGCTCGATCCCGCGCAGGCCCAGGGTGAAGGAGACGTCGTGCCGCTCTCCCGACGGATCGTCGTGAACCTGACGGCGATGGCGGCCGGAGTGGACCGGGTGGAGGGTACGCCCGAAGAGACCGACCGGATCTTCCGGTATGCGGTGAAGTTCTCCGAGGGGGCCACCGCGGTTCACAGCACCCGGGACCCCGAGGAGCTCACAGCCGAGGTCGCGACCGCACTCGAGGCGTGGGACGAGGAGTTCCTGGCGCCGTCGATAGCCCGGCGCGAGCGCCTGCTGGAGGGCCTGGAGGCCGGCGAGGTGGCGGAGAGCGATCTGCCGCCGGACGTGTTGATGATCCTGATGCGCAATCAGGACAACCTCGACCTGAGCCGTGACGTGATCCGCCGCGAGGTCGCGTTCTACATGCTGGCCGGGATGCATTCCACTGCGGCCGCCTCGACCCACGCCGTCCACGAGATCTTCGAGTGGCTCGATGCCGATCCCGGGCGGGCCGACCAGCTCCTCGGCGACGAGTTGCTGCTGCAACGGTGCGTGCACGAGTCCATGCGGCTCCATCCGGCCAGCCCGGTCGCGATGCGTGAGGCGATCGAGCCCATCGACTTCTCGTGGGGACTGCACCTCGAGCCGGGGGACACGGTGACCCTGGACCTGATGTCGGGGAATCGCGACACAGCGGTGTTCGGTGAGGACGCTGCGGCGTTCAACCCCGACCGGAGCTTCCGTGATGACGTGCAGCCGTGGGGTCACAGCTTCGGCGGTGGGCGTCACGCCTGCATCGGCATGGAGCTCGACGGCGGGATTCCGCCGGACCCCGACGGTGCCAAGTCGGTCCTGTTGGGCAGCGTCGCCCTCATCGTCGAAGGGCTGTTGCAGCGCGGTGCGCGCCGTGATCCTCAGGATCCTCCCACCCAGGACGAGACCACCACCCGCAAGTGGTGGGGGCGCTACCCGGTCCTGTTCAGCTGA
- a CDS encoding NYN domain-containing protein: MISEERLAVYLDYENLAIGARENLGRAFDYGPVADAMAERGRVVVRRAYADWSYFSEDRRALTRQHVELLEIPQKMGGARKNAADIKLAVDALELAFERSYVTTFVIGTGDSDFTPLVHKLRELDKRVIGFGISGSTSKLLPPACDEFLFYERLIGDDGGGRERASRSKDQGDGEETTTRAEPADVAVQVVRTLTGLVQASDGSTIRSSSLKRALLRKDPTFSEADHGYRAFGELLRALESEGVVELDGSGDPLVRLPDTSDAEASAMALLAEVVAESGSAQLSGLKDILKSRDRSFDERRLGYGGFLQFTKAARSRGLIELEWDDDASDYILTVNG, from the coding sequence GTGATCAGTGAAGAACGACTTGCCGTGTACCTCGACTACGAGAACCTCGCGATCGGTGCGCGCGAGAACCTCGGCCGTGCTTTCGACTACGGGCCCGTGGCCGACGCGATGGCCGAACGTGGCCGGGTGGTGGTGCGGCGGGCCTACGCCGACTGGTCCTATTTCAGCGAGGACCGCCGGGCGCTGACCCGCCAGCACGTCGAACTGCTCGAGATCCCCCAGAAGATGGGTGGCGCCCGCAAGAACGCCGCCGACATCAAGCTCGCGGTGGATGCCCTCGAGCTGGCATTCGAGCGTTCCTACGTGACCACCTTCGTGATCGGCACCGGCGACAGCGACTTCACCCCCCTGGTGCACAAGCTGCGTGAGCTCGACAAGCGGGTGATCGGCTTCGGCATCTCGGGTTCGACCTCGAAACTGCTTCCACCGGCGTGTGACGAGTTCCTGTTCTACGAGCGCCTGATAGGCGACGACGGCGGCGGCCGCGAACGCGCCAGCCGGTCCAAGGACCAGGGCGACGGCGAGGAGACGACGACCCGGGCCGAGCCGGCCGACGTCGCGGTGCAGGTCGTCCGCACCCTCACGGGTCTGGTCCAGGCGAGCGACGGCAGCACCATCCGGTCCTCCTCGCTCAAGCGTGCGCTCCTCCGCAAGGACCCGACGTTCTCCGAGGCCGACCACGGGTACCGGGCGTTCGGCGAGCTCCTGCGCGCGCTCGAGAGCGAGGGCGTGGTCGAACTCGACGGCTCCGGGGACCCGCTCGTTCGTCTGCCCGACACCAGCGACGCGGAGGCCTCGGCGATGGCTCTCCTCGCCGAGGTGGTCGCGGAGTCCGGGTCGGCGCAGCTCTCGGGACTCAAGGACATCCTCAAGAGCCGGGACCGCAGCTTCGACGAGCGCCGGCTCGGCTACGGGGGCTTCCTGCAGTTCACCAAGGCGGCCCGCTCCCGTGGGCTGATCGAGCTCGAGTGGGACGACGACGCGTCGGACTACATCCTCACGGTCAACGGCTGA